A part of Crassostrea angulata isolate pt1a10 chromosome 5, ASM2561291v2, whole genome shotgun sequence genomic DNA contains:
- the LOC128182957 gene encoding piggyBac transposable element-derived protein 4-like gives MVSEVFFERVSNETNRYAAQEFEKRGHRDADWIDTSPQEIKAYFGLHILMGTNQLPSVDMYWSQNKFLGNQGFKDTMSRSRFRRLTEYLHLNDNTTQGPVGSPEYDWLHKIRPLIEMTRRNFQRYMMPGQCQSIDEGMIRYKGHYFAKQYTPCKPIKRGMKVWMRCEPNGYTNDYKIYLGKHDEMQGQSLRERVVKHLSKPLKWKGHHLFFDRYFTSIPLLQNLEVNGIYACGTINTNRKGFPHELKNPTFSGRGDTEQLQHDNLVATAWKDAKPVHIVSTTSDPLGDGPTHRRVPGGEVILIQRPPAVAAYQENYYGVDRAMQYRSKCPIGRQSRKYWKYFMNFILEVALVNTFLLWKMTPGVVKPRKHYSLGDLHVHVATSLIEDFSNRKQPRHLGKHLITAAGLSEHHSMKLERPRGRCKWCAKEGKRKDVVYGCDKCMVHLCQGACFQAYHVQNQLPVL, from the exons ATGGTATCAGAGGTTTTCTTTGAGAGAGTGTCCAATGAAACCAACAGGTACGCTGCTCAGGAATTCGAGAAAAGAGGTCACCGTGACGCGGATTGGATTGACACTTCTCCTCAGGAAATCAAGGCGTATTTTGGCCTGCACATCCTTATGGGCACCAACCAGCTTCCAAGTGTAGATATGTACTGGTCACAAAACAAGTTCTTAG GAAACCAAGGATTCAAAGACACTATGAGTAGGAGCCGTTTCCGGAGATTGACAGAGTATCTACACTTGAATGACAATACAACTCAAGGCCCTGTGGGATCTCCTGAGTATGACTG GCTTCACAAGATACGCCCATTGATAGAGATGACTCGGAGAAATTTCCAGAGGTATATGATGCCTGGACAGTGTCAGAGCATAGATGAGGGGATGATACGCTACAAAGGTCATTACTTCGCAAAGCAGTATACACCATGCAAACCTATCAAAAGAGGGATGAAG GTCTGGATGAGGTGTGAACCAAACGGATATACCAACGATTATAAAATCTATTTGGGCAAGCATGACGAGATGCAAGGACAGTCTCTTAGAGAACGGGTGGTTAAACATTTATCCAAACCACTTAAATGGAAAGGTCACCACCTTTTCTTTGACAG GTACTTTACATCAATCCCATTGCTTCAAAATCTTGAAGTTAATGGTATTTATGCTTGTGGTACCATCAATACCAATCGCAAAGGATTCCCTCATGAGCTGAAGAACCCAACTTTTAGTGGTCGTGGTGATACCGAGCAACTGCAACATGACAATTTGGTTGCAACAGCATGGAAAGATGCCAAACCA GTTCATATTGTTTCAACCACATCAGATCCACTTGGAGATGGTCCAACACATCGTCGAGTACCTGGGGGTGAGGTCATATTAATACAGCGGCCACCAGCTGTTGCTGCCTACCAGGAGAACTACTATGGTGTTGATCGTGCCATGCAGTATCGCTCCAAGTGTCCCATTGGTCGACAGTCAAGAAAGTACTGGAAATACTTTATGAATTTCATCCTGGAAGTGGCCCTGGTCAATACATTTCTCCTTTGGAAGATGACCCCTGGTGTGGTGAAACCAAGGAAACATTATTCGTTAGGTGATCTTCATGTTCATGTTGCCACGAGTCTTATTGAAGATTTTTCTAACAGGAAGCAGCCTAGGCATTTAGGAAAACATCTGATCACAgcagcaggtttgagtgagcaTCACAGCATGAAGTTAGAACGACCTCGTGGACGGTGTAAATGGTGTGCAAAAGAGGGCAAGAGGAAGGATGTTGTTTATGGATGTGACAAGTGTATGGTACATCTTTGTCAGGGTGCTTGTTTCCAAGCATATCATGTGCAAAATCAGCTTCCAGTTTTGTAA